From a region of the Mycobacterium intracellulare ATCC 13950 genome:
- a CDS encoding SDR family NAD(P)-dependent oxidoreductase gives MLNAVAQALNAVLTAAGDHVANPARVSDPDKLRAATSGKTALVTGASYGIGEATARRLAAAGATVLAVARSEGRLGDLTASINAGGGHAVAYPTDLTDESAVSGLAKQITEEHGPLDIVVSNAGKSLRRSLHHQYDRPHDFQRTIDINYLGPVRLLLGLVPAMRDNGSGHIVNVSSVGVRVAPGPQWGAYQASKGAFDRWLRSVAPELHADGVDVTTIYFALVRTRMIAPTPLLGRFPGLSPDDAADVIAKAVIERPRTLEPPWVLPAEFASVLLAGPADHAARLWHRRFLTDSDGGDRDH, from the coding sequence ATGTTGAACGCAGTAGCCCAGGCCCTCAACGCGGTCCTCACCGCGGCGGGCGACCACGTGGCAAATCCAGCGCGGGTGTCGGATCCCGACAAGCTGCGCGCCGCCACCTCCGGCAAGACCGCGTTGGTGACCGGCGCCTCCTACGGCATCGGCGAGGCGACCGCGCGCAGGCTCGCGGCCGCCGGCGCGACCGTGCTGGCGGTCGCCCGGTCCGAGGGAAGGCTCGGAGACCTGACGGCGTCGATCAACGCCGGCGGCGGGCACGCGGTCGCCTACCCGACCGACCTCACCGACGAATCCGCGGTGAGCGGCCTGGCCAAGCAGATCACCGAGGAGCACGGCCCGCTCGACATCGTGGTGAGCAACGCCGGCAAGTCGCTGCGCCGCTCGCTGCACCACCAGTACGACCGCCCGCACGACTTCCAGCGCACCATCGACATCAACTACCTGGGGCCCGTGCGGCTGCTGCTGGGACTCGTGCCCGCGATGCGCGACAACGGCAGCGGGCACATCGTGAACGTGTCCAGCGTCGGCGTGCGGGTGGCGCCGGGCCCGCAGTGGGGCGCCTATCAGGCATCGAAGGGGGCGTTCGACCGCTGGCTGCGCAGCGTGGCTCCGGAACTGCACGCCGACGGCGTCGACGTCACGACCATCTACTTCGCGCTGGTCCGCACCCGCATGATCGCGCCCACGCCCCTGCTCGGCCGGTTCCCCGGCCTGTCACCGGATGACGCCGCCGACGTCATCGCGAAAGCGGTCATCGAGCGGCCCCGCACCCTGGAGCCGCCCTGGGTGCTGCCGGCCGAGTTTGCCTCGGTGCTGTTGGCCGGGCCGGCCGACCACGCCGCCCGGCTATGGCACCGCCGATTCCTCACCGATTCCGACGGGGGCGACCGTGACCACTGA